In Portunus trituberculatus isolate SZX2019 chromosome 44, ASM1759143v1, whole genome shotgun sequence, a single window of DNA contains:
- the LOC123518973 gene encoding cuticle protein AM/CP1114-like: MTSVSSILSISFVTTTTTTTATMKAAVMLALIAVVTAEKLYKPPSEDKPHIAIIKDERVQPDAEGYYVFDVETEDGIQRHESGGEGGRQQGSYSYTASDGTPVFVKFVADDQGYHPESDLLPVAPEFPHPIPDFVLDQIAFAAKEDAAKARSEERPSQSYSAP; the protein is encoded by the exons ATGACATCAGTCAGCAGCATCCTGTCCATTAGCTTcgtgacaaccaccaccaccaccactgccaccatgaAAGCT GCTGTGATGTTGGCGCTTATCGCTGTGGTGACGGCAGAGAAGCTGTACAAGCCGCCATCCGAAGACAAGCCTCACATTGCCATCATTAAGGACGAGCGAGTGCAGCCTGACGCAGAGGGATACTATGTCTTCGATGTGGAGACCGAGGACGGTATTCAGCGGCACGAGTCTGGCGGTGAGGGCGGCAGACAGCAGGGGTCTTACAG CTACACCGCCTCTGACGGCACACCAGTCTTTGTAAAGTTTGTCGCCGACGACCAAGGCTACCATCCTGAATCTGATCTGCTACCAGTGGCACCCGAATTCCCCCATCCCATTCCCGACTTCGTGCTGGACCAGATCGCCTTCGCTGCCAAGGAGGACGCCGCCAAGGCCCGCAGTGAGGAGAGGCCCAGCCAGAGCTATAGTGCGCCGTAA